In Chryseobacterium salivictor, the DNA window AGAAGTTGGTGATTCATTGGAAACAGCCGGAAGAACTGTAACGGAAGCCGATATCGTTAATTTTTCCAATGTTTCTTGGGATCATTTCTATGCTCACACCGATTCAACTTCTCTGAACGGAACCATTTTCGATCAAACGGTTGCGCATGGATATTTTATTCTTTCCGCGGCAGCAGGATTATTTGTTTCAGGGAAAAAAGGTCCGGTCATTGCCAATTATGGTTTAGAAAATGCAAATTTCTTTAAACCCGTTTACGCCGGAGACACAATCACAGTTTATTTAACGGCAAAAGAGAAAATCAACAAAGGCGTGAAAGGAAGAAATATTCCGAGTGGCGTTGTAAAGTGGTTGGTGGAAGTGGTTAATCAGCGCGAAGAAACTGTTTGCGTCGCCACAATCTTGACTTTGGTAGCAAAAAAATCTCCTTTCATAAAAATTGACTATAAAGATTTTGCGAAAAGATTAAACAATTTAAATGAGCAATCTGCGCCGATTTGGGGAAAAATGAATGCACAACAAATGTTGGAACATTTAGAAACCACCATGAAATACAGCACTGGAGAATTGGAAACTTCGGAATGTAAAACACCGGAAGAACATTTAGAAAAATATCAGGATTCACTTTATAATTTCAGAAAAATGCCGAAAGATTTTCCCGCCCCTTTTTTAGAAGAGGGAAAACTACCCGAATTAAAATATAAAAACCTGGATGAAGCCAAAACTCATTTTATAGAATCGGTAAAGAATTATCAGATTTATTACCGTGAAAATCCGGAAGCTGAACATTTACATTTTGTTTTCGGAAAATTAAATAAAGAGATGATGGAATTATTTCATCAAAAGCATGTGACCCATCACTTTGAACAATTTGGACTTTTTACCAGTTAATTGCCATAAGAAAATCTTTAGCCTTCTTTTTTGGTGTCTTTTTTGCCTTGCAGTTTTCTGCGCAGAAAGTTTTCTATGTTGAGTATCAAAGTCAAGCCGATGTGAAGTTTTTGTGGTGAAATATGAAAGCCAGGCAGATTTGAATGTTTATAAAGTAGATTATCAAAGTCAAGCAGACGGAAATGAAGGGAAATGGTTCTTTGTTAAATATTCGGGTCAGGCAGATAAGAAGATTTATTTCGTTGATTATGAAAGTCAGGCAGATTTGAAAATATTTTTTGTGAGGCTGGCTGGAATAAGAAAGAAAAGAAGCAGTTGATGTATTGAAGGGATGATTTAAAACACATTTATTAATGGTGTAAATGTTCCAAAGGAATATTATCTCTGTAGCATTGAATTAAAAATAATGAATTTGCGTTCCGGAGGAACGCTATCTAATGACCATTAAACTAAAGGTACTATTTTGAAAAAAACCATCGGAGAACAAGTTGTGGCATTCAACAGGCAGTTGCATTATTCAGGCGATCTTCCTGAAGGCTTCCACGTGCTCAATCCGTTCTTCGATAATCCCGAAACTTTAACGGTGATGACCGAATTTTATCAGAAATTTTACAATGACCATAACCAGAGGAAATTCATAATCGGAATAAATCCCAGCCGCCACGGAGCAGGAGTTACCGGCGTTCCATTTACCGACACCAAAAGATTGGAAACCGTTTGCGGAATCGAAATGAAATCGGCTCATACGCATGAGATTTCCTCTGTTTTCCTATATGACGTGATCGGACAGTTTGGAGGTCCGGAACAGTTTTATAAAGAGTTTTATATCAACTCGCCTTTCCCTTTAGCGATTGTCAGAAATACGGTTAGAGGTAATTTAAACGCCAATTATTACGACGACAAAAATCTATTCAAAGCTGTAAAACCTTTTATGATTCAAAGTTTAAAGGATCATATCAGTCTGGGTTTAGACACTTCAGAGGTCTTTATTTTAGGAAAAAAGAATGCTACTTTTATTGATAAAATCAACAGTCAGGAACATTTTTTTGATAAAATGACGGTGCTGGAACATCCCAGATATATTCAGCAATACAAAAGCAAAGAGAAACAATTATACATCGATAAATATTTAATCGCCTTAAATAAAGCATAATGAACAACGGATTTGTAACCCAGGAAATAAAAAACAACATCGCCGAAATCACCTTCGGTACACCAAAAAGCAATTCTTTGCCGGGAGAGATTTTAGAAAAACTCGCAAAAACGATTTTAGAAAGCGGCAAAGATCAAAATGTAAAAGCAATCCTTTTAAAATCGAAAGGTGAAAAAGCCTTTTGTGCCGGAGCAAGTTTCGATGAATTACTGGAAATTGAAGAACTGGAAAAATCAAAAATATTTTTCGGTGGATTTGCTAAAGTTTTGAATGCCATGCGAAATTGCGGAAAATTAGTCATCGTAAGAGTTCAGGGAAAAACTACCGGAGGCGGCGTGGGAATCGCCTGTGCCGCAGATTATTGTTTCGCTACCAAAGATTCTGCAATGGCTTTAACGGAATTGAATTTGGGAATTGGACCGTTTGTGATCGGGCCTTTCGTAGAAAGAAAAATTGGAAAATCA includes these proteins:
- a CDS encoding DUF6150 family protein translates to MKYESQADLNVYKVDYQSQADGNEGKWFFVKYSGQADKKIYFVDYESQADLKIFFVRLAGIRKKRSS
- a CDS encoding SMUG2 DNA glycosylase family protein, encoding MKKTIGEQVVAFNRQLHYSGDLPEGFHVLNPFFDNPETLTVMTEFYQKFYNDHNQRKFIIGINPSRHGAGVTGVPFTDTKRLETVCGIEMKSAHTHEISSVFLYDVIGQFGGPEQFYKEFYINSPFPLAIVRNTVRGNLNANYYDDKNLFKAVKPFMIQSLKDHISLGLDTSEVFILGKKNATFIDKINSQEHFFDKMTVLEHPRYIQQYKSKEKQLYIDKYLIALNKA
- a CDS encoding enoyl-CoA hydratase/isomerase family protein: MNNGFVTQEIKNNIAEITFGTPKSNSLPGEILEKLAKTILESGKDQNVKAILLKSKGEKAFCAGASFDELLEIEELEKSKIFFGGFAKVLNAMRNCGKLVIVRVQGKTTGGGVGIACAADYCFATKDSAMALTELNLGIGPFVIGPFVERKIGKSAYSAMSVDADFRSADWCEKHDVYHSVSENIEKMDEKINAFMEKLSSRSSDALALIKKVSWEGTEHFDQLMPERILMSASLILEDSAKENIGKIKERLRAK